In the Halorubrum ruber genome, CTCCTGACCGTCATCACCCGGAAGGCGTACGGCGGGGCCTACTGCGTGATGTCCTCGAAACACATCGGCGGCGACGTCAACTACGCGTGGCCCACCTCGGAGATCGCGGTGATGGGGCCGAAGGGCGCGGTCAACGTCCTCTACCGCGAGGAGCTGGCCGAGGCCGACGACCCCGACGCGCGCAGACAGGAGCTCATCGACGAGTACCGCGAGGAGTTCGCGAACCCCTACACCGCCGCCGACCGCGGCTTCGTTGACGACGTCATCGAGCCGACCGAGACCCGCGCCCGCCTGATCGAGGACCTGAAGATGCTGAAGGGGAAGAGCTCGGACCAGCCCGCCAAGAAGCACGGCAACATCCCGATCTGATGGCGGCCGACGACGAAGCGGTCGACGGGGAGAGCGCCGACGGCGATCTCCCGGTTGCCGGCCTCTCGATCCCGGACGACGCCGGCGATGACGAGGCGGCCGCCATCGCCGCCGCGGTCGCCGCGCACCTCCGAGACGGCGAACTCGCCGCCGCGGCCGCCGCGAGCGACGGGGAGGAGGGGCGCGAGGAGGACCGCTGGGGGCTCGCCGACCGGATCGACCGGCTCCACCGCCGACGGGTGCGCGTCCCTGCCGACGCGCCGACGGACCCGTGGGCCGCGGCCGGTCGCAGCGACCGATTCTGAGTCGCGGTCGCGTCGCTCCCGTCTTTCGTTCGAACGCTCTCCGTGTCGACCAGTCGCTGGTCGGGCACTCGACACGTCGAACAGAGCTGCCGGACGCGAGGGCGTCCGGCCGCGTACATTCCCCCGACAGCGCGGCGTCGAACCGCTGCGCCGTCGACCCGGCCCTGCCTCAGGGCGCGTTCGGAGATACGTCCGCTGACATATATACCTGTGGTAACGTCTCTCTTGGTCGCTCAGCGCGGCCCGTCGTCGCCGGCGTCCTCCCTCGCAGTCGCGGCGGCTGACTCGTCACCGTCGCCGGGGTCACTCGGTTCGCCTCGGTCGCCGAGCAGTCGGTTGAGGACCACCGGGACGACAGCCACGAAGACAAGGAGCGCACCGACCCGGATCGGCAGCGACGCGTCGGTGGCGACCGTGAGGCCGAGGTAGACGGCGGCGCCGACCAGCACCGACGGCAGCACGTAGGGGTTTCCCGCGTCGAGCATACCTCATCGTGGCGCCCGCGGTCCCCTTAATCGTCTCGGCATAGGCCGGTTATCCGTCTCGGCACGGACCGATCGCTCGTCTCGGCACGGACCGACAGAGTTTGGTAGCAGTTCGTGGAAGAACCGACAGGAATGTTCGATAAGGTTCTCGTGGCGAACCGCGGCGAGATCGCGGTCCGGGTGATGCGCGCCTGTGAGGAGCTCGGCGTCGACACCGTCGCCGTCTACAGCGACGCCGACAAGCACGGCGGCCACGTCCGGTATGCGGACGAGGCGTACAACGTCGGGCCCGCACGCGCGGCCGACTCCTATCTCGACGGCGAGGCGGTCGTCGAGGCGGCGCACTCGGCCGGCGCCGACGCGATCCACCCCGGGTACGGGTTCCTCGCGGAGAACGCCGACTTCGCGGCCCGCGTCGAGGCCGCAGAGGGGATCACGTGGATCGGCCCAGCCAGCGACGCGATGGAGCGGCTCGGCGAGAAGACCCACGCGCGCCGCGTGATGGACGACGCCGACGTGCCGATCGTCCCCGGGACGACGGAGCCGGTCACCGACGTCGAGGCGGTGACCGACTTCGGCGACGAGCACGGCTACCCGGTCGCGATCAAGGCCGAGGGCGGCGGCGGCGGCCGCGGGATGAAGGTCGTCGAGAGCGCCGACGAGGCTGAGGAGGCGCTCGAGTCTGCCAAGCGCGAGGGGGAGGCGTACTTCTCGAACGACTCGGTGTACCTCGAACGGTACCTCCAGACCCCCCGCCACGTCGAGGTCCAGATCGTCGCCGACGACCCGGTTGCCGCGGGGTCCGACGGCGGAAGCGGCGACGTCGACGCCGCGGTGACCGAGAGCGACGTGGTCCACCTCGGCGAGCGCGACTGCTCGCTCCAGCGCCGCCACCAGAAGGTGATCGAGGAGGGGCCCTCCCCCGCGCTCTCCGACGAGCTGCGCGAGAAGATCGGCGAGGCGGCCCGCCGGGGCGTCGCCGCTGCGGACTACACCAACGCCGGGACGGTCGAGTTCCTCGTTGAGGAGGACCCCGACCGCGACCCGTCCGAGCCGCTCGGCCCGGACACGCCGTTCTACTTCCTCGAAGTGAACACGCGGATCCAGGTCGAACACACCGTCACGGAGGCGCTGACGGGGATCGACATCGTGAAGGAACAGCTGCGGGTCGCGAGCGGCGAGGGGCTCTCCGTCTCGCAGGACGACGTGGAGCTTGAGGGTCATGCGATCGAGTTCCGAATCAACGCCGAGGACGCCGCGAACGAGTTCCAGCCCGCCAACGAGGGGGCACTGGAGACGTACGACCCGCCGGGCGGGATCGGCGTCCGCGTCGACGACGCGCTCCGGCAGGGCGACGAGCTCGTCACCGACTACGACTCGATGATCGCGAAGCTGATCGTCTGGGCCCCGGACCGCGAGGAGTGTCTCGCGCGCTCGAAGCGCGCGCTCGCGGAGTACGACGTCGACGGCGTCGTCACCATCGTCCCCTTCC is a window encoding:
- a CDS encoding biotin carboxylase N-terminal domain-containing protein; amino-acid sequence: MFDKVLVANRGEIAVRVMRACEELGVDTVAVYSDADKHGGHVRYADEAYNVGPARAADSYLDGEAVVEAAHSAGADAIHPGYGFLAENADFAARVEAAEGITWIGPASDAMERLGEKTHARRVMDDADVPIVPGTTEPVTDVEAVTDFGDEHGYPVAIKAEGGGGGRGMKVVESADEAEEALESAKREGEAYFSNDSVYLERYLQTPRHVEVQIVADDPVAAGSDGGSGDVDAAVTESDVVHLGERDCSLQRRHQKVIEEGPSPALSDELREKIGEAARRGVAAADYTNAGTVEFLVEEDPDRDPSEPLGPDTPFYFLEVNTRIQVEHTVTEALTGIDIVKEQLRVASGEGLSVSQDDVELEGHAIEFRINAEDAANEFQPANEGALETYDPPGGIGVRVDDALRQGDELVTDYDSMIAKLIVWAPDREECLARSKRALAEYDVDGVVTIVPFHRLMLDDERFVDGTHTTKYLDEDLDRELVAEAQEKWGTESSAAGDGDDEEVTEREFTVEVNGKRFDVELEERGAPAIPVPEGGGGGGSGGQQRPPQAKSDDGGDDGVDVAEGGEAIDAEMQGTILSVDVDEGDEVAAGDVVCVLEAMKMENDVVAERGGTVASVHVGEGDSVDMGDVLIVLE